A single genomic interval of Nostoc commune NIES-4072 harbors:
- a CDS encoding HlyD family efflux transporter periplasmic adaptor subunit, with product MKTNTFNGRNGHKTPVIEKQLIPDSETLETVTAESPVVTPEIEKEKEAPRKRKRPNNLILAALGVGAIAAGGFGYHYWQYASTHQETDNATVAGNIHQVSSRIPGTVSQVLVDDNQLVQPGQLLVKLDPRDYESKVQQAAAALENARGQAQAAQANIALTSQTTTGKTTQAQGDVSSAVAAISTAQAAVQEAQAGIPAAQAEVRLAEAGIPAAQAQVAQTNANLENARADYDRYNQLYKSGAIARQQLDAAKAAFNVATAQRNAALQGVQQAQARLASAKVGVAKAQSQLAQAQENVTNAQAKLAASRGGLQQATAGGQDTTVKRSQYEAAKAAIAQSEAALKDAQLQLSYANVTAPSAGRVGRKNVEVGNRVQAGTPLMAIVDNNYWVVANFKETQLEKMRPGEEAEIKLDAFPHHTFVGHVDSISPASGAQFALLPPDNATGNFTKVVQRIPVKIVFDQKSIQGYESRITPGMSAEIAVEVK from the coding sequence ATGAAAACTAATACTTTTAACGGACGCAACGGACACAAAACCCCAGTTATCGAAAAACAATTGATTCCTGATTCCGAGACTTTAGAAACTGTGACAGCAGAATCACCTGTTGTAACACCTGAGATAGAGAAAGAAAAAGAAGCTCCACGGAAGCGGAAAAGACCGAATAATTTAATTTTGGCAGCATTAGGTGTGGGTGCGATCGCCGCAGGTGGTTTTGGTTATCACTATTGGCAATACGCCTCCACCCATCAGGAAACAGACAACGCCACCGTTGCTGGAAACATCCACCAAGTTAGTAGCCGCATTCCCGGAACTGTAAGTCAGGTGCTAGTGGATGACAACCAACTGGTGCAACCGGGACAATTGTTAGTGAAATTAGATCCGCGAGACTATGAAAGTAAGGTACAGCAAGCAGCAGCAGCCCTAGAAAATGCTCGTGGACAGGCGCAAGCCGCCCAAGCAAACATTGCTTTAACTTCACAAACCACCACTGGTAAGACAACTCAAGCGCAGGGTGATGTCAGCAGTGCGGTAGCAGCAATTTCTACAGCCCAAGCAGCAGTTCAAGAAGCTCAAGCAGGGATACCAGCAGCGCAAGCTGAAGTCAGACTAGCCGAAGCAGGGATTCCCGCCGCTCAAGCGCAGGTAGCGCAAACAAATGCGAATTTGGAAAATGCGCGAGCAGATTATGATCGCTACAACCAGTTGTATAAATCAGGTGCCATCGCTCGTCAGCAGTTAGATGCAGCTAAGGCCGCTTTTAATGTGGCTACAGCACAAAGGAACGCTGCTCTTCAGGGAGTACAACAAGCTCAAGCCAGGTTAGCCTCTGCTAAAGTTGGTGTTGCTAAAGCCCAGTCTCAACTAGCACAGGCGCAAGAAAATGTCACCAACGCCCAAGCTAAATTGGCAGCATCTAGGGGAGGATTACAACAAGCTACCGCAGGCGGACAAGATACAACAGTCAAACGTAGCCAATACGAAGCGGCAAAAGCGGCGATCGCCCAATCAGAAGCAGCGCTCAAAGACGCACAATTACAACTATCTTACGCCAACGTTACCGCCCCCAGTGCCGGACGAGTTGGTAGAAAAAACGTTGAAGTTGGTAACCGAGTCCAAGCAGGAACACCATTAATGGCGATCGTCGATAACAACTATTGGGTTGTTGCGAACTTCAAAGAAACTCAATTAGAAAAGATGCGCCCAGGAGAAGAAGCAGAAATCAAGCTAGATGCTTTCCCCCATCACACCTTTGTTGGTCATGTTGACAGTATTTCGCCAGCTTCCGGCGCTCAATTTGCTTTATTGCCACCGGATAACGCTACAGGTAACTTTACCAAAGTTGTCCAACGCATCCCAGTAAAAATAGTTTTCGACCAAAAGAGCATTCAAGGCTACGAATCACGGATTACTCCGGGGATGTCTGCGGAAATTGCTGTGGAAGTCAAGTAA
- a CDS encoding MarR family winged helix-turn-helix transcriptional regulator produces the protein MVSTSNHSPPLDSWQQNLAPYNLGYRIKLVSQLLSRKFTDRLEPFGLTPFHWLVLCCLWQEDGLPTSSIGDKLKQVGGTLTGVLDRMEERGLVRRERDTHDRRIWRIWLTDAGKELEAVLPPIAAAVRDEAMDGISFTDRELFSQILNRVIANLS, from the coding sequence ATGGTTTCTACATCTAATCACTCCCCACCTTTAGATTCGTGGCAGCAAAATCTAGCACCATACAATTTGGGTTATAGAATCAAATTAGTCTCGCAACTGCTCAGTCGCAAGTTTACAGACAGACTAGAACCCTTTGGTCTTACGCCATTTCACTGGCTGGTGTTGTGCTGTTTGTGGCAAGAGGATGGTTTACCTACTTCTAGTATTGGGGACAAACTCAAACAGGTAGGGGGGACTTTAACAGGCGTACTAGATCGGATGGAAGAACGCGGCTTGGTGCGTCGAGAACGCGACACTCACGATCGCCGCATCTGGCGAATCTGGCTAACGGATGCAGGTAAGGAACTAGAAGCTGTTTTACCCCCAATCGCCGCAGCCGTGCGTGATGAAGCGATGGATGGTATTTCCTTTACTGACCGAGAACTGTTTTCCCAAATCTTGAACCGGGTGATCGCTAACCTCTCCTAG
- a CDS encoding ArnT family glycosyltransferase: MLYKLHFLQHIWRQIRLIASLPYLSLLVWILPLLLFTSGHNSLMAHDEALYASRARLMFDSGNWITPWEKAHHKTPGPYWIIASFYKLFGISDISARIPSMIASIFSLWLVYEIGKSMLGKKLGWLAAAILSVEFFWLQYSRLSTPDLPMVLLVLLAILSLIKTESYPKYRYFWSFIAGLSLGLGFVVRSFMIFLPIIALFPYLIWEHRRHHHLTNPFLYLGFFVGLIPTCVWLWLSWLHYGNQSVEELLKFVVQLGSENNYRNDRLFYLWNILLKAFPWPFFGLLGLFLTVRRPINRYQLILVGFPLVLFCELSLFSTRLPHYSLCLYPFVALLASVGLNWLGSIYETGITPQLLLEKGKINILSLFAKKNLPRNLSYGFGGFGVLLVIVSIGVLSWGSFDIRKYASIGLAMGLGWLILPVVWISRYHYDKKFLTARYWIAGWLIPCWLALAMTGSIGLLSDYNPVLKSFLQQSAIAPILQSHPTYYVHIDPKTQVLLNFYLSIQPQRVGSISQIPVLSYAWIYAGQSDKLSRPHRILGTTKEYQLIQILP; encoded by the coding sequence ATGTTATATAAACTACACTTCTTACAGCATATTTGGCGACAAATCCGCCTAATCGCATCATTACCCTATTTAAGTTTGTTAGTTTGGATACTGCCTTTATTATTATTTACTTCTGGGCACAATAGCCTGATGGCACATGATGAAGCACTTTACGCTTCCCGTGCGCGTTTGATGTTTGATTCTGGTAATTGGATAACTCCTTGGGAAAAAGCACATCATAAAACCCCTGGGCCTTATTGGATAATTGCCAGTTTCTATAAACTGTTTGGTATAAGTGATATTAGTGCGCGTATTCCTAGTATGATTGCTAGCATTTTTAGCTTATGGCTGGTGTATGAAATCGGCAAAAGTATGCTAGGCAAAAAATTAGGTTGGCTAGCTGCGGCAATTTTAAGTGTGGAATTTTTCTGGCTGCAATACTCTCGCTTAAGTACACCTGATCTCCCGATGGTTCTATTAGTACTTTTAGCTATTTTGTCTTTAATAAAAACGGAATCATATCCTAAATATCGCTATTTTTGGAGTTTTATAGCTGGTTTAAGTTTAGGTTTAGGTTTCGTAGTTAGAAGCTTTATGATTTTTTTGCCAATCATAGCTTTATTCCCTTATTTAATTTGGGAACATCGCCGTCATCATCATCTTACTAACCCATTTTTGTATTTAGGCTTTTTTGTAGGTTTAATCCCTACCTGTGTTTGGCTGTGGTTAAGCTGGCTGCACTACGGAAATCAAAGTGTTGAAGAATTGCTCAAGTTTGTTGTGCAGCTAGGTTCTGAAAATAATTATAGAAATGATCGGCTGTTTTATTTATGGAATATTCTTTTAAAAGCATTCCCTTGGCCTTTTTTCGGACTTTTAGGTTTATTTTTGACTGTACGTCGTCCTATTAATCGTTATCAGTTAATATTAGTTGGCTTTCCACTTGTTCTATTTTGTGAACTTAGCCTTTTTAGTACTCGTCTTCCTCACTATAGTCTTTGCCTTTATCCGTTTGTAGCTTTGCTTGCATCTGTGGGTTTAAATTGGTTAGGTAGTATTTACGAAACAGGAATTACGCCGCAATTACTTCTTGAAAAAGGTAAAATAAATATATTAAGCCTTTTTGCAAAAAAGAATCTTCCTCGAAATCTCAGTTATGGCTTTGGTGGATTCGGTGTTTTACTTGTAATAGTGAGTATTGGTGTTCTTAGTTGGGGTAGTTTTGACATCCGCAAGTATGCATCTATTGGTTTGGCTATGGGCTTGGGTTGGTTAATTTTACCTGTAGTGTGGATTAGTCGTTACCACTATGACAAGAAGTTTCTCACAGCGCGTTATTGGATTGCAGGCTGGTTAATTCCTTGTTGGTTAGCTTTGGCGATGACGGGTAGCATAGGGCTTTTAAGTGACTATAACCCTGTTTTGAAATCTTTTTTACAACAAAGTGCGATCGCTCCAATTCTTCAATCTCATCCTACTTACTATGTGCATATAGACCCAAAAACCCAAGTATTACTTAATTTCTATCTTTCTATTCAGCCCCAACGAGTAGGCTCTATTTCCCAAATACCTGTTTTGAGCTATGCTTGGATATATGCTGGCCAATCCGATAAATTATCTCGACCTCACCGCATCCTTGGTACAACCAAAGAGTATCAGTTAATTCAAATCCTTCCCTAG
- a CDS encoding class I SAM-dependent methyltransferase produces the protein MQLRPNQRLKLDDTDDKLFYAYPRFVTHVDEGFIQQLTDLYRDRLKPNTRIFDMMSSWVSHLPEEIQFAHVEGHGLNAEELTRNARLNHYFVQNLNENPQLPLPDEDFDAVLNCVSVQYVQYPEAVFSEIYRILKPGGVAIISFSNRMFFEKAIQAWREASEAQRVELVKEYFASVPGFTTAEVIAHKSTLPSLLQWLGAAGGDPFYAVIAYRS, from the coding sequence ATGCAGTTAAGACCGAATCAGCGCCTGAAATTAGATGACACAGACGATAAGCTGTTCTATGCCTATCCGCGCTTTGTTACCCATGTCGATGAAGGATTTATTCAACAGCTAACGGATTTATACCGCGATCGCCTCAAACCCAACACCCGCATTTTTGATATGATGAGCAGCTGGGTGTCTCATCTGCCAGAAGAGATACAGTTTGCCCATGTAGAAGGGCACGGACTCAACGCTGAGGAATTAACACGAAATGCCCGTTTAAATCATTACTTTGTGCAAAATCTTAACGAAAATCCGCAGCTACCTTTACCAGATGAAGACTTTGATGCTGTTCTCAATTGCGTATCTGTGCAGTATGTACAATATCCAGAAGCAGTATTTTCTGAAATTTACCGCATCTTAAAACCCGGTGGTGTCGCAATTATCAGCTTTTCTAACCGGATGTTTTTTGAAAAGGCGATTCAAGCTTGGCGGGAGGCTTCAGAAGCGCAGCGAGTAGAATTAGTCAAAGAGTATTTCGCCTCAGTTCCAGGATTTACAACCGCAGAAGTTATAGCTCATAAGTCAACATTACCGAGTTTATTACAGTGGTTGGGTGCAGCTGGAGGAGATCCTTTTTATGCTGTCATAGCTTACCGCAGTTAA
- a CDS encoding EVE domain-containing protein: MNYWLMKSEPEAYSIADLQQQKETIWDGIRNYQARNFLRQMDEGDLAFFYHSNANPPNIAGLMRVVKKDIADPTQFEPESKYYDPKSSSESPRWQTVVVEFVEAFSNPILLSILKEEFSAEELMLVKQGNRLSVMPVPEAVALKILAMKTSYPFKSQ, encoded by the coding sequence ATGAATTATTGGCTAATGAAATCAGAACCAGAAGCCTATAGTATTGCTGACCTTCAACAGCAGAAAGAGACTATCTGGGACGGTATTCGCAATTATCAAGCTCGCAACTTTTTGCGCCAAATGGATGAAGGAGACTTAGCTTTTTTTTATCACTCCAATGCTAATCCTCCTAATATTGCTGGGTTGATGCGTGTAGTGAAAAAAGATATTGCTGACCCGACCCAGTTTGAGCCAGAAAGTAAATACTACGACCCGAAATCAAGTTCCGAATCCCCTCGGTGGCAAACAGTTGTAGTGGAATTTGTTGAGGCTTTTTCTAACCCTATCTTGCTATCAATACTCAAAGAAGAGTTTAGCGCCGAAGAGTTAATGTTGGTGAAACAAGGAAATCGGTTATCAGTGATGCCCGTCCCCGAAGCAGTAGCTTTGAAGATTCTGGCGATGAAAACCTCCTACCCATTCAAAAGTCAATGA